The sequence ACGAGTAGGAAagtctattatatattttgaactcTTAGAATCTGCAACTacttcgatatatatatatatatatatatatatattccttttttgtatttgtctccttttatatatataataaactctTTATAAGAAATGTGAAAAAGTACAGTTTTAGGACATGAATGTTTAATGGTTTTTAAGTTGGTtttagaattataatttttggatttttttttaccaaaaaaaattttgcaagaagaaaaaaaaaatatatatatatatatatgtacttgaaaaaaacagtgaaaattcaaatatttggtttttggattctTATTGAAACTTGGTGAAAACCAATTCCGTATTTTTAAGGGAATgtaatttcacaaaaaatataaataaaaattgattggATAAAGTATTAGTGTTTTTGAGAAACTAATTCGAAAATATATTCCTAAATCCAATCTGAGTTACTAAACGTATATTGTAGTGAACTTCTAATGTGCTTTTCCTAGTTGAAAATTGTAATGAACTTGTTAACGCGTGTCACGCACGcacattatctatatatatatataacgagaCAAGAGGGGTTGGCTgtgtagaaactagaaagtaaaagaataacTGAAGCTAAGCATGACGAGAATGTGTGACCTTCCAGGGGATTTGGTAGAGGAGATATTCTCTAGAGTTCCATTGAAATCTCTGAGTGTAGCACGATATACTTGTAAAGCATGGAACGATTTATCAAGAAATCAGATAATTGAGAAAACAAGGAAACAGCATCTTGGGTTCATGGTGATGGATTCTAGGATTTATTCAATGAAATTTGATATCCAAGGACTCCGCAGCAACGACGGCAAGGAAGACTCTGTAATTGGTCCATGTATAAAGCGAGCAAATATACTCAACCAAGTTGAGGTATTTAACGTCTTTCATTGGGATGGCTTATTGTTCTGCGTCATCAAAGACAACAGGTGGCGCGTGGTTTGGAATCCGTATTTAGAGCAAACCAGGTGGATCCAACCCATACACAAGTACCACAAATTTCACAGATCAGACATGTTTGCTTTCGGATACAACGACAACGATAACAATAATAACCGTAatcacaaaatcttgaggtttttggatCCTCTTGTGCGTCCAGACCTCGATCTCTTTTTCGAACTCTATGATTTTAACTCTGATTCATGGAGGACTCTTGATGTCAATCCTGACTGTGATATCAAAAGAGGCGTGTCCTTGAAGGGAAATACTTACTTCTTTGCTCAGGaaccaaaaaaattcaagaaaccGTCACGTCCAAGTTACGTTGAAGTGTTTTTACTCTGTTTCGATTTCACAGCAGAGAGATTTGTACCGGGCCGCCTTCCTTTGCCCTTTCACTCTTGCATGTGTGGTTTAGAAGATGTGACTCTATCTTGTGTTAGAGAAGAGCACCTCGCTGTCTTAAAACAACGCTCCAATTCAGGAATGGAGATATGGATGACAACTAAGATTGAACCTAATGTGATAACATGGAACCATTTTTTGAGAGTGGAGCGCGATACTTTGCCGGAGAGAGGTCACTTTTGGAGCTTCTTCATTGACGTAGAGAAGAAAGTCGCTATGGTTTTCAATTCCATCGGATCTCAATGGTTGGAGAGATATGCAGCTTACATTGTTGGAGAAGAGGAATATCTCATATCTGTGAAATTCGGAGAATTACCTCCGGATTCTTGTatacttttgaaaaaatataaaggtTGTTACCCACTTTTGTTCTGTTCgtatgttccaagtttggtgCAACTTCGACGAATCAACCAACGGggcaaaaggaaagaaagagattattAAGTAGTTCCATTTGTAATGCTCTTTGACGACTTGTTtgttgtatcatcatcatcttctttgtgAACAAGATTTTTTACTgctaatcaaataattaaacttTCGTGTTTGCTATTTAGAGCTTCATTTGGTTGTATTTGTTCTCGCTTATAAACCTAGAATCAATGTATCTaggtttttatatattatctgGTCTTACCTTGTTTCTTTAGGTCTAATAACATCAAGATTCTTTACCAACCCCAAGTTTTGATTGAgctataaaaaaatagtttcattTCATGATACAATGCCTTGAAACTTTAAGTTCACTTCTTGTTGTTGTGACCCTCCAAAAGCATTCTCTAGAAACTTTGCAACAATAGATATGAACTCATCTGGCTTTTCCTCTTGAGGAAGATGACCGCATTTCTTAATTACTTCAAACACTGATCCCGGTATGGCTCGTGCCAGCTTCTCTGCGTTCCATGCTGGCACAATCCGGTCCGTATCTCCAGTCACAATCAGAACTATTACCAAGATATATGGTGTTATGTCATTCGTTCAGACATATAAAATACATTAATCTACACGAAACTATAGGTTTGAATAAAAGGAGAAGTTACCGGGGCATTTGATTTCTTGTAGTCTTTTAGACAATGGAGGTTTTTTCTCTGAGCCATTAGTATCTGTTATTGTAGCGACGGTGAATTCCACAAGAGCTTTGTCCCATCCCTTGGCTTTTAGaggctgttttttttttttgcaacaaatGCAAAGCAAATTTTCAAGCATGTAACATGACAATGCagtagaaataaataaaacctgaaaacaccaaattttttttacctttgtgTAACCCTGAACGACGTGATCCGTCACTTGTTTTGAGTCATACCAAGCGTTTCTAACAGCTGTTACTCCGAATTTATTGATTGCCATTCTCACCTAACGACAAAACAAACACCTTAAACACATCAAGTAAGATCAATTAGAGGTTCTAGACCACTATTTGCTTTGTCTAAGAACATAATGAAGATGAGATGACTGGTTAAGCTGAGAATAAAGGCAGTACCAGCATTACTCCAATAAAGGATCTGAGGAAAGCTGCTAAAGCTTTCTTGTATAGAGAATTAAGCATATTCGCCATCCCTGTTACCGCTCTTAAAACTGCTCTTATAACGCCTTTGGTCAACTCAACTATAGTCCCTAGAAAATTGCTCGTGGAAGCTTCTTTTTCTCGGTTATCTCCAGCATCGGTTGTGACCACAGGACGAGGAGCGAATATAGCTGGAGCAACTAGAATGAGAGCAGCAACACGCTCAGGAGCTTCAAAGTAAGAATCTACAGCTACAAGGCAACCTGCAGAATGCCTAGAGCCATATGAAAAACAATCTCAGCTTATGGTGGCACTTACTTAAGAAATGCAACTATGCAAGTACTGTAAATGGAACCTACTTAACTTACCCCACAAGAATGGCCTTCTCGGCAGCAAGAAAATCGATGAAGTACAGCGTAGTGAGCACGGAATACACCATTGAGTAGGGATTCAAAGGTTTTGCATCATTGGTAGTACCACTAAACGGGTGAAAAATCCGAGAAGTCAAACCAAATGCTGGTCTATCAAAGGCTAGAACTTTAGAACGGACAAGCCGAGCCAGAGGCTTCATAACTCTGTTCCAGGAGAACACAGAAGCGCCAAAGCCGTGCAATAGAATCATGGGGAAGTCAGTTTTTCGAGTTTCTTGAGAATTGAGGCTTGTGGTTGAAACATCATCAGAGAGTGTCTGTGGGTCAAAAACTTTGTGGTGTATATGAACACCTTGAAACTCACAGAAACAGCTGTCTGGATCAGCCAAGTTCATTGGATCCTGTTCTGTTTCAGCTTCCATCTCCTCTTTACTCTGGGCTCCAGCATCTAAATTACTCGAATACATTAAAAGAAACACATAAGTCAATCTAATATATCATCCAATTGAAACAAGCAGCTCAAAATGTTTCAAATTCAGCTGAAATACTGAATCTTATAGGTGAACCCATAAACATCAATATGGTTACTGAACACGTATTATGAAGAAACGAGATGATTTTgagtagaaactagaaagaaagTATCAATCTTTTTGGATGTGTTTAGGGATTAGTACCTTGGAAGCCGccagagagagaaggagaagaagaagcagcattGGAGATGATGAGACGGCGAGAGGGTTGGATGGAGATCAGGCGAGACATCTGAAAATGGGTTCTAGAGGAATATAGAGTAAGCTTGTCGTTGAGAGATAAGGAAGTGGGAGTGAAGAGAATCTGCTTTGGTTGGttcaaaaagaagatgcatttgGTGTTTATATTCATCGTTCCTTACCTAATAATCAGACAAAAAGATAACttaaaatataagaagaagatttgttCTGCTTTTTTCTGAGATAAAACTGAAAGGTAGGAGATATACAGTGTTTTCTGACTTTTGTCTTGTTGAAATCtggttgaaaaaaaagtatGGTGAAGTTCTGACTTCTCCAGTTCTCATCTTTCAATCTATTGGACAAATAACGATATTTGGATGAAGACAAAGGACCTAAACGTAAAAAACCATTCTCATCTCATCTCCATTCGTTGCCACTTGGCAGTAATATGGAGCAGGATAATATGTATTCGAAGTTTCTTCCAAGTATTTTTTCTTTACCACCATGCCTTAATTCTCCAATCGAACCAATTAGTTTGATTTGCACATATTCTCTAAAACGGAAAAAAATCATGAGGAAAACATTCAATGGTGAAGACAGTAAATTATCCACAATAAACGgagaactcaaaactcaaaagggtGCAAGCAAGGCTTACAGGTCGGTATGATTTTGGTTTACCAAACCGGTTTACAGTCTCACACAGAATAAAAACATCACCGGTTCATACAACCTTTTTACAGGATCACTGACCACACAACATACAAAAAGCATATAGGTAAGAAAGAACTCTGCATTTATCATCCCTTCCACTGATCTTTCTTGTTCCGGATTTCCCTGAGTGTATCAATTGGCGACTTGCAACCAAGTTTCTCCTgcaataaaataacaaatttgatCCCAAGATGCGACAAGagtaaagtttcaatatttagtGA comes from Camelina sativa cultivar DH55 chromosome 19, Cs, whole genome shotgun sequence and encodes:
- the LOC104767429 gene encoding F-box protein At1g66490-like, coding for MTRMCDLPGDLVEEIFSRVPLKSLSVARYTCKAWNDLSRNQIIEKTRKQHLGFMVMDSRIYSMKFDIQGLRSNDGKEDSVIGPCIKRANILNQVEVFNVFHWDGLLFCVIKDNRWRVVWNPYLEQTRWIQPIHKYHKFHRSDMFAFGYNDNDNNNNHLDLFFELYDFNSDSWRTLDVNPDCDIKRGVSLKGNTYFFAQEPKKFKKPSRPSYVEVFLLCFDFTAERFVPGRLPLPFHSCMCGLEDVTLSCVREEHLAVLKQRSNSGMEIWMTTKIEPNVITWNHFLRVERDTLPERGHFWSFFIDVEKKVAMVFNSIGSQWLERYAAYIVGEEEYLISVKFGELPPDSFWCNFDESTNGAKGKKEIIK
- the LOC104764801 gene encoding uncharacterized protein LOC104764801 encodes the protein MNINTKCIFFLNQPKQILFTPTSLSLNDKLTLYSSRTHFQMSRLISIQPSRRLIISNAASSSPSLSGGFQDAGAQSKEEMEAETEQDPMNLADPDSCFCEFQGVHIHHKVFDPQTLSDDVSTTSLNSQETRKTDFPMILLHGFGASVFSWNRVMKPLARLVRSKVLAFDRPAFGLTSRIFHPFSGTTNDAKPLNPYSMVYSVLTTLYFIDFLAAEKAILVGHSAGCLVAVDSYFEAPERVAALILVAPAIFAPRPVVTTDAGDNREKEASTSNFLGTIVELTKGVIRAVLRAVTGMANMLNSLYKKALAAFLRSFIGVMLVRMAINKFGVTAVRNAWYDSKQVTDHVVQGYTKPLKAKGWDKALVEFTVATITDTNGSEKKPPLSKRLQEIKCPVLIVTGDTDRIVPAWNAEKLARAIPGSVFEVIKKCGHLPQEEKPDEFISIVAKFLENAFGGSQQQEVNLKFQGIVS